In a single window of the Leptospira sanjuanensis genome:
- a CDS encoding ArsR/SmtB family transcription factor: protein MRKNQGIDPRIREFLAALASETRLNLLLSFADGKEKTVGELVELSGLGQSTISTHLNQLKKGGILIRRKSGKEVYYKPDRERILEHISKLTSYLRGCC from the coding sequence ATGAGGAAGAATCAGGGAATAGACCCTCGTATCCGGGAATTTCTCGCGGCTTTAGCAAGCGAAACGCGCCTCAATCTTCTTCTTTCTTTTGCGGATGGCAAAGAAAAGACAGTCGGAGAATTGGTCGAACTTTCCGGATTGGGACAATCCACGATTTCTACTCATTTAAATCAGTTAAAAAAAGGCGGGATCTTAATTCGCAGAAAATCCGGTAAAGAAGTCTATTATAAACCCGACCGCGAACGGATCTTGGAACATATTTCCAAATTAACTTCTTATCTTCGAGGTTGTTGCTGA
- a CDS encoding sterol desaturase family protein, with translation MKILKQGIRYVGFPILFLSFSVILIRNSGNLWIAYTTLSLSVLIGMMLERFIPFEKTWNESDADSKSDLFFFAIQPIVAPLAGTAVAGIVHLSMSAFGGSAARLGDSSLWFQILIGMFFSGLIPYWIHRFSHARDGFLWRVHSIHHSPKRLYWMNAFRSHPINTILNIGGALLPALLLGLHPDAVLIVGMLNNFVSIYNHMNIDFRLGILNRIFNMNELHRWHHSKVPAEGNNNYSSGAFVFWDILFGSYYLPQNEMDANLVGLFEPNKFPSRSIVKQILFPICKCS, from the coding sequence ATGAAAATCTTGAAACAAGGCATTCGATACGTCGGATTCCCGATCCTTTTTCTTTCGTTTTCGGTAATTCTCATTCGAAATTCGGGAAATCTATGGATCGCTTACACAACTCTTTCCCTTTCTGTTTTGATCGGAATGATGCTCGAAAGATTCATCCCTTTTGAAAAGACTTGGAACGAATCGGATGCCGATTCGAAATCCGATTTATTCTTCTTCGCAATCCAGCCGATCGTGGCGCCTTTAGCGGGTACGGCAGTTGCGGGAATCGTTCATCTATCTATGTCAGCGTTCGGCGGATCTGCGGCACGTTTAGGGGACTCGTCCCTGTGGTTTCAAATTCTGATTGGAATGTTTTTTTCGGGTTTAATTCCGTATTGGATTCATCGATTCTCTCATGCAAGAGACGGTTTTCTCTGGAGAGTTCACTCGATCCACCATTCTCCGAAAAGGTTGTATTGGATGAATGCGTTTCGATCGCACCCCATCAATACGATCTTAAATATAGGAGGGGCTTTGCTTCCGGCTCTGTTATTGGGCTTACATCCCGACGCGGTTTTGATCGTGGGAATGCTGAATAATTTCGTGTCGATCTATAACCACATGAACATAGATTTCCGTTTAGGAATTTTAAATCGAATCTTCAACATGAATGAGCTTCACAGATGGCACCATTCAAAAGTTCCCGCCGAAGGAAATAACAACTATAGTTCGGGTGCGTTCGTCTTTTGGGATATTCTTTTCGGTTCGTATTATCTTCCGCAAAATGAAATGGACGCGAATTTAGTCGGGCTGTTCGAACCGAATAAATTTCCATCACGATCGATCGTAAAACAAATCTTGTTTCCCATCTGCAAGTGTTCTTAG
- a CDS encoding EAL domain-containing protein — MQKFKWGVIESVEQETVVLEINKTPFNQKIQCNCPRIICHSLTDPSRDALSNKEIDDCIKELQSHLESSLIAAYLIEVQFSDHQLPEKQDKELYCEALRFILESIHFLTKAEMQMFQFSKSRILLLLPMDVEESDLSLLPSQLLSMMNHPIRYKENDFFFKISIGSCSIREKNEPFIEIRNKLADSLMNASKYPHSHYIVNGLEKEIQVIFALKIANFKKEFSLNYQPILDARTKKIEYLETLTRWNHPIKGNISPDFFVPLAEQSLLILKLGEWVIRNAVREFSNLFKFAVIQENCKLTVNLSPIQLIHKDISEVFMETVDQYGIKPDQILIEITETSVNMNGGEFRRFCEQAENLHFHGFKIAIDDFGKGHSNFSRLDQIQSDIIKIDKNLLSGALRCPSKKRLLGSIVEMMRTMRKRVVIEGVENEECEKIASEAGADFLQGYHYYAPLNIEGLSQIFGINFQISL, encoded by the coding sequence TTGCAGAAGTTTAAATGGGGAGTTATTGAAAGCGTGGAACAAGAGACAGTAGTATTAGAGATAAACAAAACACCCTTTAATCAGAAAATTCAATGCAATTGCCCTCGCATAATCTGTCATTCCCTAACGGATCCAAGTCGCGATGCCTTATCAAATAAAGAAATAGACGATTGCATAAAAGAATTGCAGAGCCATTTGGAAAGCTCGCTTATCGCTGCTTATTTGATTGAAGTTCAATTCAGTGATCATCAGTTACCCGAAAAACAAGATAAAGAACTCTATTGCGAAGCACTTAGGTTCATTTTAGAATCGATACATTTTCTAACGAAAGCGGAAATGCAAATGTTTCAATTTTCCAAAAGTAGAATCCTACTCCTTCTACCTATGGATGTTGAAGAATCCGATTTAAGCCTTCTACCTTCTCAGCTACTTTCCATGATGAACCATCCAATTCGTTATAAGGAAAATGACTTTTTCTTTAAAATTTCGATTGGATCATGTTCGATACGGGAAAAGAACGAACCCTTTATCGAAATCCGGAATAAATTAGCGGACTCTTTAATGAATGCCAGCAAATATCCCCACAGTCACTATATCGTGAACGGACTCGAAAAAGAAATTCAGGTGATTTTCGCTTTGAAAATTGCAAACTTCAAGAAAGAATTTTCCTTAAATTACCAACCTATATTGGATGCAAGAACCAAAAAAATCGAATATTTAGAAACGTTAACAAGATGGAATCATCCGATCAAAGGAAATATTAGTCCTGATTTTTTTGTTCCATTGGCCGAGCAATCCCTCCTAATTCTAAAATTAGGCGAATGGGTAATCAGGAACGCAGTCAGAGAATTTTCGAATCTTTTCAAATTTGCAGTCATTCAAGAAAATTGTAAACTGACGGTCAATCTTTCTCCAATTCAATTGATTCACAAAGACATCAGCGAAGTATTCATGGAGACCGTTGACCAATACGGAATCAAACCGGATCAGATCTTAATCGAAATTACGGAAACCTCAGTAAACATGAACGGCGGAGAATTTCGCAGATTTTGCGAACAAGCTGAAAATCTTCATTTTCACGGGTTTAAGATTGCAATCGATGATTTTGGGAAAGGACATTCAAATTTTTCGAGATTGGATCAAATTCAATCCGACATCATCAAAATCGATAAGAATCTTTTGAGCGGAGCCTTACGATGTCCCTCCAAAAAAAGACTGCTCGGTTCCATCGTCGAAATGATGCGCACCATGCGTAAGAGAGTCGTTATCGAAGGTGTCGAAAACGAAGAGTGTGAAAAAATAGCTTCCGAAGCAGGAGCAGACTTTCTTCAAGGTTATCATTATTATGCACCTCTAAATATAGAAGGTTTGTCGCAGATCTTTGGAATCAACTTTCAGATTTCTTTATGA
- a CDS encoding right-handed parallel beta-helix repeat-containing protein gives MYKSNKHKRSGILLLTLSLLTVSDCIRKPDGNLFIDTMVFSNFLTNALTPIKLRVQVKGLASGANFTISNQDSESLTISKNGDFEFPKMKTKYSEFSISILSQPVATPSQTCVITNPAGILSPNNNTVEINCGTKFFPLNLNVFGIATGSTGILSVRNGPVDTLNISSDGTYEFSAQVPDLGSYSATILSRPNMHDCILEPLPASIGTINGAPVTLNVNCLSQIHSFPIDQTAIGPTDNLIITFSKPLTPMSCSFVAPPGTCSADLSASALPIVAADYSGNRLTVRPNVNWNAGLRRCIQLAGCTEAGTNRVFNLPRSNSYAVTNQIKYVSAGGAVAGACNSVATACANIQYAVSQCNVLSSCFVLVSQGTYSIATVPDRILLIDRLQLLGGFSTDFQSRNTTTFQTIIRDDIGVGGCGSNDATSCTPISGSAMTLNSDVLVQGFTIITNSNNRVSTGINLNNVATGPNSITIDNNIILGTNSTAPYALMIVRSGIYASNVSPSFRATGNYVLGGSGNSMSVGMRILNGTQGLIQNNRISGGSHININDALDSSIGILINNTVNNTTQSLVIANNIINAFHLNGTPAVSATTSMGIQALSINSPNFYILHNTIYGGNGVTRSYGIQQQSSGFLNINVVNNQVISNSAASNQICLNYGTNSVNTLSDIRGNNLFGCNIPVATSAGNFRFCGPEPSSLRDSIFCITPITNLTALNFNHDPIFTIPTGNLDVMFLNSNSRCNSVYGGVDPGYPLPLSQVYLRDIRALTRSTNALPTPVPSGSFGYSIGAYEYDGTCVP, from the coding sequence ATGTATAAGTCTAATAAGCATAAACGTTCCGGCATTTTGCTTTTAACTCTAAGTTTACTTACAGTTTCCGATTGTATCAGAAAACCCGATGGAAATCTTTTTATAGATACTATGGTTTTCTCTAACTTCCTGACAAACGCTTTAACTCCAATCAAACTTAGAGTTCAAGTAAAAGGTCTTGCAAGCGGTGCGAATTTTACGATCTCAAATCAAGATTCGGAAAGCTTAACCATTAGCAAGAACGGGGACTTCGAATTTCCAAAAATGAAAACGAAATATTCCGAATTTTCAATTTCAATTCTCTCCCAACCCGTTGCAACACCAAGCCAAACTTGCGTAATTACCAATCCTGCCGGAATTCTTAGTCCCAATAACAATACCGTCGAGATAAATTGTGGAACGAAATTTTTTCCGTTAAATCTTAACGTATTTGGAATTGCTACCGGCTCAACAGGAATTCTTTCGGTTCGAAATGGGCCGGTCGACACACTGAATATTTCCTCCGACGGGACATATGAATTTTCGGCGCAGGTTCCGGATTTGGGCTCATATTCCGCAACGATCTTATCGAGACCAAATATGCATGATTGCATCCTAGAACCGCTTCCAGCTTCAATCGGAACAATCAACGGTGCGCCGGTTACATTAAATGTAAACTGCTTAAGTCAAATCCATTCTTTCCCTATCGACCAAACTGCAATAGGACCGACCGATAACCTGATTATCACTTTTTCGAAACCGCTTACACCCATGAGCTGTTCTTTCGTAGCCCCACCCGGAACTTGTTCGGCGGATTTAAGCGCTTCGGCCCTACCTATAGTCGCAGCGGACTATAGCGGTAATAGACTTACCGTTCGACCAAATGTTAACTGGAACGCAGGCCTCAGGCGGTGTATACAACTTGCCGGTTGTACGGAAGCCGGAACAAACCGCGTTTTCAACCTTCCGCGATCGAACAGTTACGCGGTTACGAATCAGATAAAATACGTAAGCGCAGGAGGCGCCGTCGCGGGCGCTTGTAATTCCGTTGCAACCGCTTGCGCTAATATACAATACGCAGTTTCACAGTGCAACGTTCTATCCTCTTGTTTCGTCCTGGTTTCTCAGGGAACTTATTCGATAGCAACCGTTCCCGACAGGATTCTTTTAATCGATAGGTTACAACTCCTAGGCGGATTTAGTACCGATTTTCAATCTCGAAATACTACAACATTTCAAACGATAATTCGGGACGATATAGGAGTTGGCGGATGCGGTTCTAATGATGCGACATCCTGCACACCGATTTCAGGTAGCGCCATGACTCTCAATTCCGACGTGCTTGTCCAAGGATTTACGATCATCACCAATTCGAATAACAGAGTTTCGACCGGAATAAATCTAAACAATGTGGCTACGGGACCGAATTCGATCACGATCGATAATAATATCATTTTAGGTACGAATTCAACGGCGCCCTATGCACTCATGATTGTTAGGTCGGGCATCTACGCTTCAAATGTATCTCCTTCTTTTCGCGCTACCGGAAATTATGTTTTGGGGGGTAGCGGTAATTCTATGTCGGTCGGCATGCGAATATTAAATGGAACGCAAGGACTCATACAAAATAACCGGATTAGCGGCGGTTCGCATATAAATATCAACGACGCCTTAGATTCTTCCATAGGAATTCTAATTAACAATACAGTGAACAATACCACTCAGTCTTTGGTGATCGCGAATAATATCATCAACGCATTTCATTTGAACGGAACACCGGCCGTTTCCGCTACAACTTCAATGGGAATTCAAGCTCTGTCTATCAACTCGCCCAATTTTTACATTTTGCACAATACTATCTATGGAGGAAACGGAGTTACTCGCTCTTACGGCATTCAACAGCAATCCTCTGGCTTTCTAAATATAAATGTCGTCAACAATCAGGTCATTTCCAATTCGGCGGCGAGCAATCAGATTTGCCTAAATTATGGCACAAATAGTGTAAATACACTATCTGACATCCGCGGGAATAATCTTTTCGGCTGCAATATACCCGTTGCGACTTCGGCCGGCAACTTCCGCTTTTGCGGTCCGGAGCCGTCAAGTTTAAGAGATTCGATCTTTTGCATAACCCCGATAACTAATTTAACCGCTTTGAATTTTAATCATGATCCCATTTTCACGATTCCAACGGGCAATCTGGATGTTATGTTTTTGAATTCAAATTCAAGATGCAATTCGGTTTACGGCGGAGTCGATCCAGGTTATCCTCTTCCGCTTTCCCAAGTCTACTTACGCGACATTCGAGCGTTAACTAGATCTACAAATGCCCTGCCCACTCCGGTTCCATCCGGATCATTCGGTTATTCCATTGGAGCTTACGAATACGACGGCACATGCGTACCTTAA
- a CDS encoding FG-GAP repeat protein, whose translation MNAEIESYIKAPNAEVSDQFGKWIAIDGDTLVVGAPIEDSNQTSISNSLGPNLTPAGDNDAATFSGAAYVFRRTGATWAFEAYLKAPNAEVNDQFGEVVAIDRDTIVVGSFFETSNQTSISNSLGPNLTPAGDDDSIGNAGAAYVFRRTGSTWAFEAYLKPPNIEVNDLFAKSIAVDGDTVVIGANAEDSNQTSISNSLGPNLTPAGDDDSAGNSGAAYVFRRTGATWAFEAYLKAPNAEGNDFFGSAVAIDGDTIAVASASEDSNQTSISNILGPNLTPAGDNDSANGSGAVYIFRRTGTLWSFESYLKAPNAEAGDSFGSSIAIDGNTLVVGACNEDSNQTSISNSLGPNLTPAGDNDSASNSGAAYVYRRTGATWAFEAYLKAPNAESGDLFGYKVAIDNGFIAISAIMERGGGAISLHNPQPAFTPANDNDSAVNAGAVYVFRWDANVWVWQSYVKGKNTEGNDRFGESIGISGELIAVGALGEDSANAIICNGAANIPTGATDNEGASGSGAAYVFAR comes from the coding sequence TTGAACGCCGAAATTGAATCTTATATCAAAGCTCCAAATGCAGAAGTTTCCGATCAATTCGGAAAATGGATCGCAATCGACGGGGACACGCTTGTTGTAGGAGCTCCTATCGAAGATAGTAATCAAACTTCAATTTCCAACTCGCTCGGACCAAATTTAACTCCTGCGGGAGACAACGATGCGGCAACTTTCTCCGGGGCCGCCTATGTTTTTCGCCGTACGGGAGCGACCTGGGCCTTTGAAGCCTATTTGAAGGCTCCCAATGCGGAAGTTAACGATCAATTCGGCGAAGTCGTTGCAATCGATAGGGACACAATCGTGGTCGGATCATTCTTTGAAACTAGTAATCAGACTTCCATTTCGAATTCTCTAGGACCAAATTTAACTCCCGCGGGAGACGACGACTCCATAGGCAACGCAGGAGCCGCCTATGTTTTTCGCCGCACAGGTAGCACTTGGGCTTTCGAAGCGTATTTGAAGCCCCCCAATATAGAAGTCAATGACCTATTCGCCAAGAGTATTGCGGTGGATGGAGATACAGTCGTAATCGGAGCAAATGCCGAAGATAGTAATCAGACTTCCATTTCGAATTCTCTGGGACCAAATTTAACTCCCGCGGGAGACGACGACTCAGCAGGCAATTCGGGAGCCGCCTATGTTTTTCGCCGTACGGGAGCGACTTGGGCTTTCGAAGCCTATTTAAAGGCTCCCAATGCGGAAGGGAATGATTTCTTTGGAAGCGCCGTAGCCATCGACGGAGATACAATCGCTGTTGCTTCCGCTAGTGAGGACAGCAATCAAACATCCATTTCGAATATTCTCGGTCCAAACTTGACTCCTGCCGGGGATAACGACTCAGCCAATGGCTCGGGAGCCGTTTATATTTTTCGGCGCACGGGAACTCTTTGGTCTTTCGAATCCTACTTGAAAGCTCCCAATGCGGAAGCCGGGGATAGTTTTGGATCTAGTATCGCAATCGATGGCAACACGCTCGTTGTAGGAGCTTGTAACGAAGATAGCAATCAGACTTCCATTTCGAATTCTCTGGGACCAAATTTAACTCCAGCAGGAGACAACGACTCGGCAAGCAATTCGGGAGCGGCCTATGTTTATCGCCGTACAGGAGCGACTTGGGCCTTTGAAGCCTATTTAAAAGCTCCCAATGCGGAAAGCGGCGATCTATTCGGATACAAAGTTGCAATCGATAACGGCTTTATAGCGATCTCCGCAATAATGGAACGGGGTGGAGGGGCGATCAGTCTTCACAATCCGCAACCCGCTTTTACTCCGGCAAACGACAACGATTCAGCAGTGAACGCGGGCGCAGTCTATGTTTTTCGCTGGGATGCGAACGTTTGGGTCTGGCAGTCCTACGTAAAAGGCAAGAACACGGAAGGAAACGACCGTTTCGGCGAATCCATCGGTATCTCAGGTGAACTTATAGCGGTCGGAGCATTGGGAGAGGATTCGGCCAATGCGATTATTTGCAACGGTGCAGCCAATATACCGACTGGCGCCACCGATAACGAAGGGGCCAGCGGAAGCGGCGCAGCCTATGTGTTTGCGCGTTAA
- a CDS encoding AraC family transcriptional regulator: MYFLITLIAFEKLKPIIPYPYSNAITLVGGIIYIVLPIFLFSNLLIITPPKKEFESLPKSFDFKKATSIDLLVNLDNEKIMFKLYDLFVHERIFLDEDLRLPTLSEEMGLSVHQLSAFINRHLRTNFNTFVNYFRLKEAMSMLIEEPSRSILSICMAVGFNGMSTFQRFFLYATNTSPSKYREAVINGEKIEFSPLFRPIAFEIRQFEEQFLIEYEHRAISDLTT, translated from the coding sequence ATGTATTTTCTTATAACTTTAATAGCTTTCGAAAAACTCAAACCGATCATTCCGTATCCGTATTCTAACGCGATTACTCTTGTCGGAGGCATTATCTACATTGTTCTGCCGATTTTTCTTTTCAGCAATTTACTTATAATCACTCCTCCGAAAAAGGAATTCGAGTCATTACCGAAATCTTTCGATTTCAAAAAAGCGACCAGTATCGATCTCCTTGTTAACTTAGACAATGAAAAAATTATGTTTAAACTGTATGATCTATTCGTCCATGAGCGAATTTTCTTGGACGAAGATTTGAGACTTCCTACTTTGTCGGAAGAAATGGGCCTCAGCGTGCATCAACTATCGGCATTCATAAATCGTCATCTTCGGACTAATTTCAATACTTTCGTGAATTACTTCCGCCTAAAGGAAGCGATGTCTATGTTGATTGAAGAACCCTCAAGATCCATTTTGTCGATCTGCATGGCCGTTGGATTCAATGGAATGTCCACTTTCCAAAGATTTTTTCTCTATGCGACAAATACTTCGCCGAGCAAGTATCGTGAAGCCGTTATCAATGGAGAGAAAATAGAATTCAGCCCGCTTTTCCGGCCCATCGCATTTGAAATTCGCCAATTTGAAGAGCAATTCTTAATAGAATACGAACATCGTGCCATTTCCGACCTCACAACGTAA
- a CDS encoding N-acetylmuramoyl-L-alanine amidase, whose translation MRHFQNFSSFNNFLLFYILFSGAVLLAGPEKEAPETASSPPIPAQTFKVVIDPGHGGVDLKPKEDHGDKYDPIADKYLELYKAGASSKGRKERVVVLELAKELKEILDLTKTPEGFETFKSYMKSFTNDDLPWIKIDSVMTRTGNAEEREYSVNEDPNAPYRLFDYPDKKTKKMKQGRISFINREKPNLVVSLHLNPSYKEHPGGMAAVLSPSYRTFYVLKGISEGRYSPDKFNDSPWAEWMVFKEGWSKLENAVADAWIYFHGYWPNKSGKKTDLSAFEGYRQNMISWKYKDIPGWEELAKAGGKGPYSKSHKSFVAEGKFWEREKAEPELWRREDGREGFGGDNHYASAELMRFVQYGLRKRKTDEDFPDPGPINKPYLSTYALPTFINAISAYLEIGYIDKEKDMTLMTKRKKDVAISLAAGIYSLVHGVKIKQQEYPYVPVGKKINWKRYENYKSGNYFQIVSE comes from the coding sequence GTGAGGCATTTTCAAAACTTCTCTTCGTTTAACAATTTTCTTCTTTTTTACATCTTGTTCTCGGGGGCGGTCCTTCTGGCCGGTCCCGAAAAGGAAGCGCCTGAAACCGCTTCTTCCCCGCCGATTCCCGCTCAAACCTTCAAAGTGGTGATCGATCCCGGACACGGGGGAGTCGATCTCAAACCCAAAGAGGATCACGGCGATAAATACGATCCGATCGCGGATAAATATCTGGAACTCTATAAAGCCGGAGCTTCTTCCAAAGGAAGAAAGGAACGTGTAGTCGTATTAGAACTTGCTAAAGAACTCAAGGAGATTCTCGACTTAACGAAAACTCCGGAAGGGTTCGAGACGTTCAAGTCGTATATGAAGTCGTTTACGAACGACGATCTTCCTTGGATTAAAATCGATTCGGTGATGACACGTACGGGAAACGCGGAGGAACGGGAATATTCCGTCAACGAAGATCCGAATGCTCCGTATCGTCTTTTCGATTATCCGGATAAAAAAACGAAAAAGATGAAACAAGGGAGAATTTCGTTTATCAATCGGGAAAAGCCGAATCTTGTCGTGTCGCTTCATCTCAATCCGAGTTACAAGGAACATCCCGGCGGAATGGCCGCGGTTCTTTCTCCTTCGTATAGAACCTTCTATGTTTTGAAAGGAATTTCGGAAGGAAGATACTCTCCGGATAAGTTCAACGATTCTCCTTGGGCGGAGTGGATGGTCTTTAAAGAAGGTTGGTCCAAACTCGAAAACGCGGTGGCCGACGCGTGGATTTACTTTCACGGTTATTGGCCGAACAAGTCCGGTAAAAAAACCGATCTTTCCGCGTTCGAAGGGTATCGCCAAAACATGATTAGCTGGAAATACAAGGACATTCCCGGTTGGGAAGAATTGGCGAAGGCCGGCGGTAAAGGGCCGTATTCGAAAAGTCATAAGAGCTTTGTCGCGGAAGGAAAATTCTGGGAAAGGGAAAAGGCAGAGCCCGAACTCTGGAGAAGAGAGGACGGAAGAGAAGGATTCGGCGGCGATAATCATTATGCTTCCGCGGAGCTGATGCGTTTTGTCCAATACGGTTTGCGAAAACGAAAAACGGACGAAGACTTTCCCGATCCGGGTCCTATCAACAAGCCTTATTTGTCCACTTATGCGCTTCCTACGTTTATCAACGCGATTTCGGCTTATTTAGAAATCGGTTATATAGACAAGGAAAAGGATATGACCCTGATGACCAAACGGAAGAAGGATGTCGCGATTTCGCTTGCGGCGGGAATTTATTCTTTGGTTCACGGTGTCAAAATCAAACAACAGGAATATCCCTACGTTCCGGTCGGCAAGAAGATCAACTGGAAGCGTTACGAAAATTATAAAAGTGGAAACTATTTTCAGATCGTGAGCGAATAA
- a CDS encoding O-methyltransferase — MSKGSPPGKYGTSVFLNGLEERIDSELVPRPVDILFQMEEDAAELGVPVLTPASGAVLRFLVETAQPEEILELGTGYGISLFWMASGLKRIAKIISLEREIDYIARVRSYLEKHPFGDLDIHLLKTHCLQYMRDSLEVPNADWSGKFVFIDCDKVLYPEIFRILSRLKPTTAVFDNVLWHGRIFDSERQAPSDKAVREFWDEVRNSDFVYTLFPVGDGLLQIRFRENR, encoded by the coding sequence ATGAGCAAAGGAAGTCCCCCGGGGAAATACGGAACCTCCGTTTTTTTAAACGGACTTGAGGAGCGGATCGATTCCGAACTCGTTCCGCGTCCCGTCGACATTCTTTTTCAAATGGAAGAAGACGCGGCTGAGCTCGGTGTTCCCGTGTTGACTCCCGCGTCCGGCGCGGTGTTGCGTTTTCTCGTGGAGACGGCGCAGCCCGAAGAAATTCTCGAGCTCGGAACCGGTTACGGCATTTCGCTTTTTTGGATGGCTTCGGGTTTGAAACGGATCGCGAAAATCATTTCCCTGGAACGGGAGATCGATTATATCGCGAGGGTTCGGTCTTATCTAGAAAAACATCCCTTCGGTGATCTCGACATTCATCTTTTAAAAACTCATTGTTTGCAATACATGAGGGATTCGCTCGAAGTTCCGAACGCGGATTGGTCCGGCAAATTCGTATTTATAGATTGTGATAAGGTTTTATATCCGGAGATCTTTCGGATTCTTTCCCGATTGAAACCGACAACGGCTGTGTTCGATAACGTTCTCTGGCACGGAAGAATTTTCGATTCCGAAAGACAGGCTCCTTCGGACAAGGCAGTTCGTGAGTTTTGGGACGAAGTGAGAAATTCCGATTTCGTTTATACTCTGTTCCCGGTCGGAGACGGTCTGCTTCAGATTCGTTTTCGGGAAAACCGATAA
- a CDS encoding MBL fold metallo-hydrolase: MYCKFYHKQYQFEGISEGGIRTSLYLPSLSLMFDIGAQNPNRIHLDTLLLTHSHLDHSAGLPYYISQRSLKKLKPPKIFVPVPLEEPMRKILDLYSQIEDFPYSYEMKGVSDGEKIDLDPHHFFSPHKTFHRVPSQGYTIYQRRKKLKKEFQSLSKEELNRVLKEKTEVSEHSEAPVISFSGDTKIEFVLEHEDVANSSILFIECTYIDKERNTAQAREWGHIHLDEILGNLSSFKNEKIVLIHFSKRYTVPYIREVLDKRIPKEERHRFHAFLP, from the coding sequence GTGTATTGTAAGTTTTATCATAAACAGTATCAGTTCGAGGGAATTTCCGAAGGAGGAATCCGGACTTCTTTGTATCTTCCTTCTCTGAGTCTGATGTTCGATATCGGCGCGCAGAATCCGAATCGAATTCATCTTGATACCCTTCTTCTTACGCATTCTCATCTGGATCATTCCGCGGGTTTGCCGTATTATATTTCGCAGAGGTCGTTGAAAAAGTTAAAACCTCCTAAGATTTTCGTTCCGGTTCCGCTCGAAGAACCGATGCGTAAGATTCTCGATCTTTATTCTCAGATCGAAGATTTTCCCTATTCGTACGAGATGAAAGGAGTAAGCGACGGGGAAAAGATAGACCTCGATCCGCATCATTTTTTTTCTCCGCATAAAACCTTTCATCGTGTTCCTTCGCAGGGTTATACGATTTATCAAAGAAGAAAAAAGCTCAAAAAGGAATTCCAATCCTTATCCAAAGAGGAATTGAACCGGGTCTTGAAGGAAAAGACGGAAGTTTCCGAACACAGCGAAGCTCCCGTCATCAGTTTTTCCGGCGACACAAAGATCGAATTCGTTCTCGAACACGAAGACGTCGCCAATTCGAGTATTCTATTTATTGAATGTACTTATATCGATAAGGAACGAAACACGGCACAGGCGAGGGAATGGGGTCATATCCATCTCGACGAAATTCTCGGCAACCTTTCCTCGTTCAAAAACGAAAAGATCGTTTTGATACATTTTTCGAAACGTTATACCGTTCCTTATATCCGCGAAGTTTTGGACAAACGAATTCCGAAAGAGGAAAGACACCGCTTCCACGCGTTTCTGCCATGA